One window of the Branchiostoma lanceolatum isolate klBraLanc5 chromosome 3, klBraLanc5.hap2, whole genome shotgun sequence genome contains the following:
- the LOC136430212 gene encoding succinate dehydrogenase assembly factor 2, mitochondrial-like, with protein sequence MAVTLRRLYGVSRLVLTNTQSWLHAIRVPPAASMVRPYTSGKDSSQPPPDPPMDRMDIVMSMEPAIPTYTPKQNEAFETRRARLLYQSRKRGMLENGLLFSTFADRYLNKLDEQQLKLYDRLINEPSNDWEIYYWVTGAKPTPEEYNNEVMDMLKQHAQNKNMEQRFRQPDLTE encoded by the exons ATGGCGGTCACACTGCGAAGGTTGTACGGTGTTTCTCGGCTTGTATTGACGAATACCCAG TCATGGTTACATGCCATAAGAGTACCACCAGCAGCCTCCATGGTCCGACCGTACACCTCAGGGAAAGACTCCTCACAACctcccccggacccccctatgGACAGAATGGACATAGTCATGTCCATGGAACCTGCCATACCAACATATACACCCAAGCAGAACGAAGCATTTGAAACTAGGAGGGCCAGGTTGTTGTATCAGAGCAGGAAGAGGGGCATGTTGGAAAACGGGCTCTTATTTAG TACGTTTGCAGACCGCTACCTCAACAAACTCGATGAACAACAGCTGAAGCTTTACGATCGCCTGATAAATGAGCCAAGCAACGACTGGGAGATCTACTACTGGGTCACAG GAGCAAAGCCCACCCCTGAGGAGTACAACAATGAGGTGATGGACATGTTGAAACAACACGCCCAGAACAAGAACATGGAGCAGAGATTCAGGCAGCCTGACCTCACGGAATAA